The Borreliella burgdorferi B31 genome includes a region encoding these proteins:
- the bdr gene encoding Bdr family repetitive protein encodes METVSTNIASVTQEQIYKEFIRLGMEQLIAQDLSKRYYHNELTYRDLENLEKQFDIKFDNLIFKIDSVEKNLQKDISNLDVKIDTVEKNLNAKIDGVEKNLNAKIDGVEKNLNAKIDSVEKNLNLKIDSLDTKIDTVEKNLQKDISNLDTKIDTVEKNLNVKIDTVKSELNTKIDNVEKNLQKDISNLDAKIDNVEKNLMSLTEMLKWVLGIMGAMSITMIAGLIFAFISK; translated from the coding sequence ATGGAAACAGTGTCAACAAATATTGCAAGTGTAACTCAAGAACAAATATATAAAGAATTTATTAGACTGGGTATGGAACAACTAATAGCACAAGATTTATCTAAAAGATATTATCACAATGAGCTAACATATAGAGATTTAGAAAATTTAGAAAAACAATTTGATATAAAATTTGATAATCTTATTTTTAAGATTGATAGCGTAGAAAAGAATTTACAAAAAGATATATCCAATTTAGACGTTAAGATTGATACTGTAGAGAAGAATTTAAATGCCAAAATAGATGGTGTAGAGAAGAATTTAAATGCCAAAATAGATGGTGTAGAGAAGAATTTAAATGCCAAAATAGATAGTGTGGAAAAGAATTTAAATCTAAAAATAGATAGTTTAGATACTAAGATAGATACTGTAGAAAAGAATTTACAAAAGGATATATCTAATTTAGATACTAAGATTGATACTGTAGAGAAGAATTTAAATGTTAAGATTGATACTGTTAAAAGCGAACTTAATACTAAAATAGACAATGTAGAAAAGAATTTACAAAAAGACATATCTAATTTAGATGCTAAAATAGATAATGTAGAAAAGAATTTAATGTCTCTTACAGAAATGCTTAAATGGGTATTAGGAATCATGGGAGCAATGTCTATCACAATGATAGCCGGGCTAATATTTGCTTTCATTTCTA